TACCACGCGCGCTTCCGCGCCATGGGCGGCACGGCGCTGGCGGCGGCGCTGTCCGCGGTGCTGGGCGGCCTGGCGGGAATGCACCCCCTGCTGGCCATTCCCGCCACGCTGCTGTGGGTGACGGCGTGGAGCTTCGCGGGCGTGTACGGCGCCGCGGCGAACCTCACCGGCAACATCGCCGCCACCACCTTCGTCATCGCCCTGGGCCTGCCCCCGGACAGCGCGCCGGCCGCGCTGGAGTCCGGGCTGGCGGTGCTGGGCGGCTCCGCGTGGGCGATGCTGCTGTCGCTGGTGCTCTGGCCCATCCGCCCCTACCGGCCCGCGCGCAAGGCGGTGGCGGCGTGCTTCGACGCGGTGGCGGACTACGCGGAGGGGATGTCGCGCGCGGTCCAGGGCGCGCGAGAGGACGCGTGGCAGGCGCTCATCCAGGAGCAGCACGGGCGCATCCGCGAGCACCTGGAGCTGGCGCGCACCACGCTCGCGGCCACGCGCCAGGGCCGGGGCGAGCGCGGCCGGGGCGAGCGGCTGCTGGTGCTGCTGGAGGCCGCGGACGCGATGTTCATGGGGCTCATCGCCCTGGGGGAACAGCTGGAGAGCCTGGGCCCGCCGGTGAGCGGCCCGGTGGGAGACCCGCGCGCGGCGGTGGCCGTGGCCCTGCTGGACTGCGCCAACACGGCGAGGGACCTGGTGCGGCTGGTGGAGCAGGAGGGCCGCAGCCGAAGGCCCCAGCCGGAGTGGGACGGACGCGCGCTGCGCGACGCGCTGGGGGACCTGGACGCGCGAGGCCTCCTCACGCGCCTGGAGCGGGCACGGCTGTCGGACATCGCGCGGCTGCTCACGGAGCTGCGCGAGCGCGCGGACGTGGCGCTGGACACCGCGTGCCGGCTGCCCGGGCCGCCCACGCAGGCCCCGCCCCCCGCGCGAGCGCTGGCCGAGGAGACCCACGCGTCCCTGCTGGACCCCGTGCGCGCGCACCTCACGCTGGACTCGGAGGTGCTGCGGCACGCGCTGCGCGTGGGCCTGACCACCACGGTGGCGGTGTACGTCGCCAGCGTCTTCCGTCCGAACCACGGCTACTGGGTGACCATCACCGTCCTCACCATCATGCAGCCGTACACCGGGCCCACCTTCCTCAAGGCGCTCCAGCGGGTGCTGGGGACCGTGGTGGGCGGCCTGCTCGCCATCGCCGTCGCGTCGTGGCTGCAGGACCCGCGCGCGCTGATGGGCCTGGTGTTCTGCACCGCGGCCCTGTGCGTGAGCCTCATCCCGCTCAACTACGGGCTGTTCACCGTCTTCGCCACGCTCACCTTCGTGCTGCTGGCGGAGCTGGGCAGCGGGGACTGGACGCTGGCGCAGGTGCGCATCGTCAACACGCTCATCGGCGGCGCGCTGGCGCTCGCGGGCACCTTCTTCCTCTGGCAGCGTTCGGAGGGCCAGCGCTTCCCGGCGCAGCTGGCGGACGCGCTGCGCGCGGACCGCGAGTTCTTCGACGTGTTGGCCAGGGCGTGGCGGCGCGGTGAGCCGCCGGACGCGGCGGCGCTCGTGGCGGCACGCCGCAAGCTGGGGCTGGCCACCATCAACGCGGAGACGTCCTTCCAGCGCCTGCTCAGCGAGCCGCGCTGGCGCACGGAGGCCGTGGAGCCGCTGATGACGTTGCTCGCCTTCACCCGGAGGTTCGCCGCCGTCTGCACCCTGCTCGCGTCGCGGCGCTCCGTGCCCTCCACCCCGGCGGTGCTGGAGGCCCTGTCCCGCTACGCGCGGGCCATGGACGCGAGCCTGGAGGACCTGGCGGACGCGGTGCTC
This genomic stretch from Corallococcus caeni harbors:
- a CDS encoding FUSC family protein, whose protein sequence is MIRRQWLDHARAVARFAPVRPAVKAGLRAALAFFVPTVVGTALHLPGALWLAVGGFNTSFVDKGGSYHARFRAMGGTALAAALSAVLGGLAGMHPLLAIPATLLWVTAWSFAGVYGAAANLTGNIAATTFVIALGLPPDSAPAALESGLAVLGGSAWAMLLSLVLWPIRPYRPARKAVAACFDAVADYAEGMSRAVQGAREDAWQALIQEQHGRIREHLELARTTLAATRQGRGERGRGERLLVLLEAADAMFMGLIALGEQLESLGPPVSGPVGDPRAAVAVALLDCANTARDLVRLVEQEGRSRRPQPEWDGRALRDALGDLDARGLLTRLERARLSDIARLLTELRERADVALDTACRLPGPPTQAPPPARALAEETHASLLDPVRAHLTLDSEVLRHALRVGLTTTVAVYVASVFRPNHGYWVTITVLTIMQPYTGPTFLKALQRVLGTVVGGLLAIAVASWLQDPRALMGLVFCTAALCVSLIPLNYGLFTVFATLTFVLLAELGSGDWTLAQVRIVNTLIGGALALAGTFFLWQRSEGQRFPAQLADALRADREFFDVLARAWRRGEPPDAAALVAARRKLGLATINAETSFQRLLSEPRWRTEAVEPLMTLLAFTRRFAAVCTLLASRRSVPSTPAVLEALSRYARAMDASLEDLADAVLHGRQPRPLPAFNALIGWNVPTPDGPGAALGAEAPLLQAQLERLARQLSVLHTAATRRLEALAPSAPATQASTTNTP